One segment of Toxoplasma gondii ME49 chromosome VI, whole genome shotgun sequence DNA contains the following:
- a CDS encoding pentatricopeptide repeat domain-containing protein (encoded by transcript TGME49_243530): protein MEYNSLSRLLPVRGAGPGPLLRPVRSSCFVSAPQRTRQKGCVTACRSQADRAARCLCFRCPSVIRYRTSGVHTPRVVGGRTDGPRRGAVSVFSARRDRRDKLRWSVSPRGNSAKVLHRFLPGCVLERGARSVPENRIQFVDAESPPRFFQLSSPLISFHFRRQSCNPVSLRASPRIFSSSAISSSVFSGPIRLPSSLPPRSLSSLLSSSSLSFSASFVSCLSSRSSSFHSLRLSLSASKRLPCLALGHPRNRVSSSSAFFARAYAVPASAAEASAKKAEGGNLLNAKSGGLSARGRRENFQALRSTMSKRSKRPEKLHADDGGRLSPFQTHVESPASPLVASASQRPSTKTDHRAPTPHSPLASRSPTGGLGRRTENEEQVKQRRTEKPIFRVEFPEEPRSPVLQAASSVSAQIRLIHEQRAQVRRLKRRQVAPLPRKHWLYMQAKRLEEMDAKAASASRLRVSTLSPQGNEAWAGAPEGKAEETAAQSIFAEDGGDIDQQIRAWRRRKGLPEDGEEETNKERRRRLRAEKLREMKRKVRWELPTVETTETGGASGASTQTHPAFDAMLSSSAPSLNRVIQLEEVSSSSSSPSSSSPSASPSAPEKVCFTWEWQEGQEAPVETAAESAQDEARASERRGRGRRERRAEVLANRQAASLEAPPHWLAKKKVEPHRFMAQLGLTEVPQASHDCMHPRSDSGNASGETREAELRNSKLEVVDGDEGSAHGTPSVFSSEENVCAKREMIDANRMASDDEKTPHPKGRASERPADLSVSPSSSLSSSSHAVSVSSLPSSIAVPESGLIPMSPSSSGRADSDRFAEGLLDSGASLVRQLKRRALQYEATGVDPSLLDTWASSVGYFPGLERHQREQEMRQLAPLSFQSLLESGRGSTKNFNSLIKAKVFFSDTAAALDVLEKMARHGFPPDEESFVHLIGGAARRGDSACARMLFLKMRATLSSPPSARVYAALIQAHVAAQDLPSAFALLRKMEDEHIPADCVVYTVLIDGLVRAKKIRKAWRTFWTMRTWKGLEPDEVLFTVMIKACAVRGEAERAINLLDDMRASGLHPTDVTYAELMHACCDRKDFASKCFHFYHQMLAEDMPITLPVYAFLLRACAAQGNVKRAKDVVRQMVRENVSFSSYMYTLVIRVFASAMRLPRVSDAERIANLRYAWHLVQDMRAKGVEIETKTLNALLEVYIAGGFSQYAVEMLKQYHVLGCEPDIYTYKALLTMFARDLKDVGRFFALWDFMRRHTSLSPPPALLHLALSTAMDSQSASRTVKVLQEMYALKVFPTPHLTDRLARVGREITAIHEMIGLFVKLQKQDVFDKNRKEQQLLQTQIDEHELKVFAERGVPLKGDATPEQEVRKEFFDKQDKLKKAKFGGNRRPWLPLGEFLQSKQKGGEAYAKRHDRPRPPPEVDA from the exons ATGGAGTACAATtccctctcgcgtctccttccggTACGCGGAGCTGGGCCAGGCCCTCTTCTACGACCCGTTCGTTCCTCGTGCTTTGTCTCTGCACCTCAAAGAACTCGCCAAAAGGGCTGcgtcactgcatgcagatcaCAAGCTGACAGAGCGGCTCGATGTCTATGTTTCCGGTGTCCAAGTGTAATCCGATACCGCAcgtcgggtgtacatacaccgcgtGTCGTTGGAGGTCGCACAGATGGGCCACGCCGCGGcgccgtctccgttttttcggcgcgaagagacagaagagacaaactGAGGTGGTCAGTTTCACCGCGGGGTAATTCAGCGAAGGTGCTCCACCGTTTTCTTCCGGGTTGTGTGCTCGAACGTGGCGCGCGCTCTGTACCTGAGAATAGAATTCAATTCGTCGACGCAGAAAGTCCACCTCGTTTCTTCCAGCTTTCCTCACCTCTTATCAGTTTCCATTTTCGCAGACAGTCATGCAACCCCGTATCTCTTCGGGCTTCTCCGCGgatcttctcttcgtctgcgatCTCatcgtctgtcttctctggtCCGATCCGCcttccgtcctctcttcctcctcgttctctctcctccctcctttcttcctcttctctcagttTCAGCGCCTCTTTTGTTTCCTGTCTGAGtagccgctcttcttcttttcactCGCTTCGTCTtagtctctctgcctccaaGCGTCTTCCTTGTCTGGCTCTCGGCCACCCCCGAAACAGAGTTTCCTCCTCGAGTGCGTTTTTCGCGCGAGCGTATGCAGTTCCTGCCAGCGCCGCCGAAGCctccgcgaagaaggcagaaggcggGAACCTTTTGAATGCAAAGTCAGGGGGGTTGTCGGCGCGCGGTCGCCGGGAGAATTTCCAGGCTCTTCGGTCAACAATGAGCAAGCGTTCCAAGCGTCCAGAaaagctgcatgcagacgacggAGGCCGACTATCTCCTTTTCAGACGCACGTAgagtctcctgcgtctcctctcgttgCTTCCGCGTCTCAGAGGCCCTCGACAAAGACAGACCACAGAGCCCCGACGCCGCATTCTCCTCTggcgtctcgctctccgaCTGGCGGCCtcgggagaagaacagaaaacgaagagcaaGTGAAACAAAGGCGAACCGAGAAACCGATCTTCCGCGTCGAATTCCCCGAGGAACCGCGCTCGCCTGTTCTCCAGGCAGCGTCGTCGGTCTCTGCTCAGATTCGACTTATTCACGAACAACGGGCGCAAGTCCGCCGTCTGAAGAGGCGGCAAGTGGCGCCGCTGCCTCGAAAGCACTGGCTGTACATGCAGGCGAAGCGACTCGAAGAAATGGACGCGAAAGCGGCCTCGGCTTCGCGGCTTCGAGTGTCTACTTTGTCTCCCCAGGGCAACGAGGCGTGGGCTGGAGCGCCAGAAGGCAAGGCGGAAGAAACGGCCGCTCAGTCGATTTtcgcagaagacggaggagacatcGACCAGCAGATTCGCGcctggaggagacgaaagggcCTGCCGGAGgatggagaggaggaaactaacaaagagcgacgacggcgactgagagcagagaaactgcgagagatgaagaggaaagtTCGATGGGAACTGCCGACAGTGGAAACAACAGAGACGGGCGGAGCTTCTGGCGCTTCAACCCAGACTCATCCCGCCTTCGACGCGATGCTCTCCTCCTCAGCTCCCAGTCTGAACCGTGTCATTCAACTCGAAgaggtttcttcttcctcttcgtctccttcgtcttcgtctccttcggcttctccttctgctccagAGAAGGTTTGTTTCACATGGGAGTGGCAAGAAGGCCAAGAGGCTCCTGTGGAGACGGCGGCGGAGAGCGCACAAGACGAGGCGCgcgcgagcgagaggagaggacgaggacggaGGGAACGGAGAGCAGAAGTCCTCGCGAATCGCCAAGCTGCTTCCCTAGAGGCGCCGCCCCACTggctggcgaagaagaaagtcgagCCCCACCGCTTTATGGCGCAACTTGGCTTGACTGAAGTGCCCCAGGCCTCACatgactgcatgcacccgcgTTCCGACAGTGGAAACGCTTCTggggagacacgagaggcAGAGCTGAGGAACTCCAAGCTGGAGGTtgtcgacggagacgaaggcagcGCACACGGCACTCCCAGTGTCTTTTCGTCAGAGGAAAACGTTTgcgcgaaaagagaaatgaTAGACGCGAACCGAATGGCGAGTGATGATGAGAAGACACCGCATCCTAAAGGCCGCGCATCAGAGAGACCAGCCGACCTCtcagtgtctccttcgtcctctctctcttcgtcatCGCACGccgtgtctgtttcttcgcttccctcctctATCGCAGTGCCCGAATCTGGGCTAATTCCgatgtctccttcttcctcaggtCGCGCGGATTCGGATCGTTTCGCGGAAGGTTTGCTGGACTCGGGAGCGAGTTTAGTTCGGCAGTTGAAGCGGCGAGCTCTGCAGTACGAAGCGACAGGCGTGGACCCTTCGCTTCTGGACACTTGGGCGTCTTCTGTGGGATACTTCCCTGGACTCGAGCGACACCAGCGGGAGCAGGAGATGCGCCAGCTGGCGCCACTGAGCTTTCAGAGCCTCCTGGAGTCCGGCCGTGGGTCTACGAAGAACTTCAACTCTTTGATCAAGGCAAAGGTTTTCTTTTCAGACACAGCAGCTGCTCTCGACGTCCTCGAGAAGATGGCTCGTCACGGCTTCCCCCCTGACGAGGAGTCCTTCGTCCACCTGATTGGCGGCGCCGCACGCAGGGGagacagtgcatgcgcgcgcatGCTCTTCCTGAAGATGCGGgcgactctctcctcgcctccctctGCTCGCGTGTACGCTGCCCTCATTCAAGCTCACGTGGCTGCGCAGGATCTCCCTTCCGCGTTTGCGCTTTTGAGGAAGATGGAGGACGAGCACATCCCTGCGGACTGCGTGGTGTACACGGTGCTTATTGATGGACTGGTTCGAGCAAAGAAAATCAGAAAAGCCTGGCGAACGTTTTGGACGATGAGAACCTGGAAAGGCTTGGAGCCCGACGAGGTCCTGTTCACCGTGATGATCAAAGCATGTGCTGTGAGGGGGGAAGCTGAACGCGCGATCAACCTCCTCGACGACATGAGGGCCTCGGGACTCCACCCGACAGACGTGACTTACGCGGAActcatgcatgcatgctgcGACAGAAAAGACTTCGCGTCCAAGTGCTTCCACTTTTACCACCAAATGCTCGCAGAAGACATGCCTATCACGCTCCCCGTCTacgccttcctcctcagg GCGTGCGCAGCCCAGGGGAATGTGAAGCGCGCAAAGGACGTCGTACGTCAGATGGTTCGTGAAaacgtttctttttcgtcctACATGTACACCTTGGTGATTCGCGTGTTCGCCTCCGCAATGCGTCTGCCAAGAGTCAGCGACGCCGAGCGAATTGCGAATCTGCGGTACGCCTGGCACCTCGTTCAAGATATGCGCGCAAAAGGCGTCGAAATAGAAACAAAGACGCTCAATGCGTTGCTCGAGGTCTACATCGCGGGAGGCTTCTCCCAGTATGCTGTCGAAATGCTGAAGCAGTACCACGTCCTCGGCTGCGAACCGGACATCTACACCTACAAAGCTCTCCTCAC GATGTTCGCCAGAGACTTGAAAGATGTGGGTCGTTTTTTCGCGCTCTGGGACTTCATGAGGCGCCACACGTCGCTGTCGCCGCCACCGGCGTTGCTTCATTTGGCTCTGAGCACAGCCATGGATTCTCAGTCGGCGAGCAGAACGGTGAAGGTTCTCCAAGAGATGTACGCGTTGAAGGTGTTTCCTACTCCGCATTTGACGGACCGACTGGCGCGCGTGGGCCGCGAGATCACGGCAATTCACGAGATGATTGGTCTGTTCGtgaagctgcagaaacaaGACGTCTTTGACAAGAACCGAaaggagcagcagctgcttcagACGCAGATCGACGAACACGAACTGAAGGTCTTTGCGGAACGCGGAGTACCCCTCAAGGGCGACGCGACCCCTGAGCAAGAGGTCCGGAAAGAGTTCTTCGACAAGCAAGACAAACTGAAAAAGGCAAAATTTGGAGGCAACCGCAGGCCGTGGTTGCCTCTCGGAGAGTTCCTCCAGTCCAAGCAGAAGGGCGGCGAAGCCTACGCAAAAAGACACGACCGGCCAAGACCCCCTCCCGAAGTCGATGCATGA
- a CDS encoding WD domain, G-beta repeat-containing protein (encoded by transcript TGME49_243540) has protein sequence MESASPAGSGQAPGVAKSFHDGPREKSHIYFGPVSAAAPEGVAAVSDVVGEVDASPPDDGEEPAVQKQQELLKRFEVQQKASNFQAVCPTHDRTVRKVLRALGHPICLFGEGPFERRQRLKVLFAEGVSLSPEELQNFTLEDESLSRAARVEEASAEDVAEDELFFTEGTESLLEARRLMFGDSVRRARLRLRQEQQLKRDVPKPLSFKSQAALLLPSASSPSLSPLPKDSVLRRVCQFCSHLQSQLAVRASQVGDDRPLTCCRFSPGSSRLLRFSSRPDIATKATEEGSEETGEAPLKRVKTERGESDTAEADRRKAAREEGVSCLGEKASDLIADPHLQESWGGDSQFLATSSWNEVVKLWSAQEGELLLELRGHTGRVHALAWRDTPEGEAPSDSDKVEKGGVPLLLASGGADGGICLWDIHRLQPRNCAGLASSAKTSSSNQNSRELLVCKLEGHEDRVNRVAFHPSGRFLASTSHDETWRLWDVEKQQELLLQEGHAAAVYGVSIHPDGSLIATTDLSGVVRVWDLRTGRTVMPLVGHVKQVVSAAFHPILGNLVATASDDHSVKIWDLRKGLSKQSQSSLAGSNHGPHPGSSSHSNKPSSNVVTTVLAHNKLVTEVLFEPVYGRCMYTSSFDGLVKVWSVNDFACLKTLAAHEGRVMSMDVMKGGETLASVGFDRTWKLWKCGARFCAPRPSTEKTGETAAKSEA, from the exons ATGGAGTCTGCGTCGCCAGCTGGCAGCGGCCAAGCGCCCGGGGTCGCGAAAAGCTTCCACGATGGACCTCGAGAAAAATCTCACATTTACTTCGGCCCAGTCTCTGCTGCAGCGCCTGAGGGAGTTGCAGCTGTCTCAGACGTTGTGGGCGAAGTTGACGCATCGCCAcccgacgacggagaagaacctGCTGTGCAGAAGCAACAGGAGCTTTTGAAGCGTTTCGAAGTCCAGCAAAAAGCCTCGAACTTCCAAGCGGTCTGTCCGACGCACGACCGCACTGTCAGAAA AGTTTTGCGCGCACTCGGACACCCGATCTGTCTCTTTGGCGAGGGCCCTttcgaacggagacagcgactgAAGGTTCTCTTCGCGGAAggtgtctccctctctccggAGGAGCTGCAAAACTTTACGCTGGAGGACGAATCGCTCTCGCGAGCGGCGCGCGTCGAAGAGGCCTCAGCGGAAGACGTGGCGGAGGACGAACTTTTCTTCACGGAGGGAACGGAGTCGCTCCTCGAAGCCCGTCGGCTTATGTTCGGGGACAGCGTGCggcgcgcgcgtctgcgACTGCGACAGGAGCAGCAGCTGAAGCGGGACGTACCGAAGCCTCTGTCTTTCAAGTCTCAGGCCGCGTTGCtgcttccctctgcttcctccccttctctctcgcctctgccaAAGGACTCCGTTCTGCGGCGCGTTTGCCAGTTTTGCTCTCACCTGCAAAGCCAGCTAGCTGTCCGTGCATCGCAGGTTGGCGACGACCGTCCGCTCACGTGCTGCAGATTCTCCCCAGGAagctcgcgtcttctccgtttctcttcgcgccCTGACATCGCGACGAAAGCcacggaagaaggaagcgaggagacgggTGAGGCGCCGTTGAAGCGAGTAAAGACAGAGCGTGGAGAGTCCGATACGGCCGAggcagacagaaggaaggcggcgagggAAGAGGGCGTGAGTTGCTTGGGAGAAAAGGCATCGGACCTAATCGCGGATCCCCACTTGCAGGAGTCGTGGGGTGGAGACTCTCAGTTCCTTGCTACCAGCAGCTGGAACGAAGTCGTGAAACTCTGGTCAGCACAAGAAGGGGAGCTTTTGCTGGAACTGAGAGGCCACACAggacgcgtgcatgcgcttgccTGGAGAGACACTCCAGAGGGAGAGGCCCCGTCAGACAGCGACAAAGTCGAAAAG GGCGGCGTTCCCCTGCTTCTGGCGAGTGGCGGTGCGGACGGGGGGATCTGTTTGTGGGATATTCACCGCCTGCAGCCGCGGAATTGTGCTGGCCTGGCGTCTTCTGCAAAAACTTCAAGCAGCAACCAGAACAGTCGAGAGCTGCTGGTCTGCAAGCTGGAGGGTCACGAAGATCGAGTCAACCGCGTGGCTTTCCATCCCTCGGGGCGCTTCCTGGCTTCGACTTCTCACGATGAAACCTGGAGACTGTGGGACGTTGAAAAACAGCAAGAACTTCTCCTCCAG GAAGGCCACGCTGCGGCGGTGTACGgggtgtccatacacccCGACGGCTCGCTGATTGCCACCACGGATCTGTCGGGGGTCGTGCGAGTGTGGGATCTGCGTACTGGCCGGACAGTTATGCCTCTCGTGGGTCACGTGAAACAAGTCGTTTCGGCTGCGTTTCACCCAATCTTGGGGAATCTCGTGGCGACGGCGTCGGACGACCACTCGGTGAAGATTTGGGATCTGCGCAAGGGGCTGAGCAAACAGTCTCAGAGCAGCCTCGCTGGCTCGAACCACGGCCCGCACCCGGGCAGTTCCTCTCACAGCAACAAACCGAGTTCAAACGTAGTGACCACCGTTCTCGCGCACAACAAACTGGTCACGGAGGTCCTGTTCGAGCCCGTGTACGGCAGGTGCATGTACACGTCGTCGTTCGATGGCCTCGTCAAAGTTTGGAGCGTGAAcgactttgcgtgtctgaAGACGCTTGCCGCGCATGAGGGCAGAGTGATGAGCATGGACGTGATGAAGGGCGGGGAAACTCTCGCGAGCGTCGGCTTCGATCGGACCTGGAAGTTGTGGAAGTGTGGCGCGCGCTTCTGTGCACCTCGGCCCTCCACCGAAAAGACCGGAGAAACCGCCGCAAAATCTGAGGCCTAG
- a CDS encoding hypothetical protein (encoded by transcript TGME49_243545) produces MTLTSLGSFVLPRRNGANSLAGVRRSSAGNSDAACDNHRPAARSLRCNNSSLQRLHSRRAPPTQSNGCDATSSHSGNCSLSDDALPSTCLLPGVIIDAAVGTRRQVVAGSSV; encoded by the exons ATGACGCTCACGTCTCTAGGATCCTTTGTTCTTCCACGACGAAATGGCGCTAATTCCCTCGCCGGTGTACGTCGTTCCTCAGCAGGTAACAGTGACGCAGCCTGCGATAATCACCGTCCAGCAGCCCGCAGTTTGCGTTGCAACAACTCCAGTCTACAACGTTTGCATTCCCGTCGCGCCCCCCCCACCCAAAGTAACGGTTGTGACGCCACCTCCAGCCATTCTGGCAACTGTTCCCTCTCAGATGATGCTTTGCCCTCCACCTGTCTACTACCTGGCGTGATCAT cgacGCGGCTGTTGGCACTCGGCGTCAGGTTGTGGCTGGAAGCTCAGTTTAA